Proteins from a single region of Bacillus sp. (in: firmicutes):
- the mraZ gene encoding division/cell wall cluster transcriptional repressor MraZ, translating to MFMGEYHHTIDPKGRMIIPAKFRELLGDSFVLTRGLDQCLFGYTHDEWKTLEDKLKNLPFTKKDARAFTRFFFSGACECEVDKQGRVNIAAPLRDYANLDKDCVIIGVSNRFEIWSKANWESYFGMAEESFAEIAESMIDFDM from the coding sequence ATGTTTATGGGGGAATACCATCATACCATTGATCCAAAAGGCCGTATGATTATCCCGGCCAAATTTCGAGAGCTTTTAGGTGATAGCTTTGTGCTTACAAGAGGTCTTGATCAATGTTTGTTTGGTTATACCCATGACGAATGGAAAACGCTAGAAGATAAATTAAAAAACCTTCCTTTTACAAAGAAGGATGCTCGCGCTTTTACACGTTTCTTTTTTTCAGGTGCATGTGAATGTGAAGTGGACAAGCAAGGAAGAGTCAATATTGCTGCGCCGCTTAGGGACTATGCTAATCTTGATAAAGACTGCGTCATCATTGGCGTTTCAAATCGCTTTGAGATTTGGAGCAAGGCTAATTGGGAAAGCTATTTTGGCATGGCAGAAGAATCATTTGCGGAGATTGCTGAAAGCATGATTGATTTTGATATGTAG
- the bshC gene encoding bacillithiol biosynthesis cysteine-adding enzyme BshC — protein sequence MEVQDVHAPLTNKIAFRYVEQDDEVAAFFDYPAIEKDKTYQMRIKELSNRQFPRESLVRYLLQYHKKFNADEKTFENINKLLNPKSVVVIGGQQAGLLTGPLYTIHKIISILKFAHKQEKLLKVPVLPVFWVAGEDHDFAEINHAFVLHEGRIEKRPIKQKNYHKLPASSLSLDKQLAKSWINEIVSTFEETVHTKNLLERLNEDINNSDTYVDFFINLVFTLFKGHGLIVVDSGDQGFRKIGASFTETMIHQNGELAENVLKKQLTVKELGYGEPIEMNENNAHLFYLQNGERVLLERDNGLFVGKNKECQFEESELLAIIKEKPELVSNNVVTRPLMQEYVFPTLAFISGPGEIAYWAVLKEAFHLFGFKVPPVIPRLMMSIIDRRADKYLRELGLNIEQMIQHGCEKEKESWLKKQPPYPIDQAVEEVLAGVMKAHQPLKELAKEIDANLTEIAEKNALMIQSQIHFLKKKMEKKLRFKHKVELDKFDYLNYSLKPLGAPQERVWNIFCYLNLYGYHFIEELIALDYEWNHQHKLIFV from the coding sequence ATGGAAGTACAGGACGTCCACGCGCCCTTAACGAATAAAATTGCCTTTCGGTATGTTGAACAGGATGATGAGGTAGCTGCTTTTTTTGACTACCCTGCAATCGAGAAAGATAAGACATATCAAATGCGCATAAAGGAGTTATCAAATCGACAATTCCCAAGGGAATCACTTGTTCGTTATTTATTACAATACCATAAGAAATTTAATGCTGATGAAAAAACATTTGAAAATATAAATAAACTACTAAATCCTAAAAGCGTTGTTGTCATTGGTGGCCAACAAGCAGGGTTATTAACAGGTCCCTTATATACGATACATAAAATCATCTCCATTTTAAAGTTTGCACATAAACAAGAAAAGCTCCTGAAAGTGCCGGTATTGCCGGTTTTTTGGGTGGCAGGGGAAGATCATGATTTTGCAGAAATCAATCACGCTTTTGTTTTACATGAAGGCAGAATAGAGAAACGGCCTATTAAACAAAAAAATTATCATAAGTTGCCAGCTTCCTCCCTTAGCCTTGATAAACAACTTGCTAAAAGCTGGATTAACGAAATTGTCAGCACGTTTGAGGAGACCGTTCATACAAAAAATCTGTTAGAGCGCTTAAATGAGGATATAAACAACTCTGATACATATGTTGATTTTTTTATTAATCTTGTTTTTACATTGTTTAAAGGACATGGACTTATTGTTGTTGATTCAGGGGATCAAGGCTTTCGAAAAATTGGTGCCTCATTTACAGAGACGATGATACATCAGAATGGAGAATTAGCGGAAAATGTACTAAAGAAGCAATTGACAGTAAAAGAGTTAGGTTATGGAGAGCCAATCGAAATGAATGAAAACAATGCTCATCTCTTTTATTTACAAAACGGTGAGCGCGTTTTATTAGAAAGAGACAACGGGCTTTTTGTTGGGAAGAACAAAGAGTGTCAGTTTGAAGAAAGTGAACTTTTAGCTATTATCAAGGAAAAACCGGAATTAGTAAGTAATAATGTAGTCACAAGGCCGCTCATGCAAGAGTATGTTTTTCCGACATTAGCGTTTATTTCAGGGCCTGGTGAAATCGCTTATTGGGCCGTTTTAAAGGAAGCGTTTCATTTGTTTGGATTCAAAGTGCCGCCTGTCATTCCTAGATTAATGATGTCGATTATAGATAGAAGGGCGGATAAGTACTTACGGGAGCTAGGTTTGAATATTGAACAAATGATCCAGCATGGCTGTGAAAAAGAGAAGGAGAGTTGGCTGAAAAAACAACCGCCCTATCCAATTGATCAAGCGGTAGAGGAAGTTTTAGCAGGGGTTATGAAGGCGCATCAGCCATTAAAAGAGCTTGCTAAAGAAATCGATGCGAACCTTACAGAAATCGCGGAAAAAAATGCGTTGATGATTCAATCGCAAATTCATTTTTTAAAAAAGAAAATGGAAAAGAAGCTTCGTTTTAAACATAAAGTTGAACTTGATAAATTTGATTATCTCAATTATTCTTTAAAACCGCTAGGAGCTCCGCAAGAAAGAGTATGGAATATTTTTTGTTATCTTAATTTATATGGCTATCATTTTATCGAAGAATTAATAGCGCTTGATTACGAGTGGAATCATCAACATAAGTTGATTTTCGTATAA
- the ftsL gene encoding cell division protein FtsL: MNNLAYQVQPKRHEQQRPNVKPKVKVKKKSRITTGEKILVTLFFILGTIGCIMIISKQAAIYELNNDIQALGTNITNQQRINSGLEEEITELSRPQRILKIAGEQGLTIIDNNVQVIGN, from the coding sequence TTGAATAATCTTGCTTATCAAGTTCAACCAAAAAGACACGAGCAACAACGACCAAACGTAAAGCCAAAAGTTAAAGTAAAAAAGAAAAGTCGTATTACCACTGGAGAAAAAATACTAGTTACGCTATTCTTCATTTTAGGTACAATAGGCTGTATAATGATTATATCGAAGCAAGCAGCCATTTATGAGCTAAATAATGATATTCAAGCATTAGGGACAAATATTACAAATCAACAAAGGATTAATAGTGGTTTAGAAGAGGAAATAACGGAGTTATCGAGACCACAACGCATTTTAAAAATTGCGGGTGAACAAGGATTAACGATTATTGATAATAATGTTCAGGTCATCGGCAACTAG
- the rsmH gene encoding 16S rRNA (cytosine(1402)-N(4))-methyltransferase RsmH, which translates to MFEHITVLRDEAVDGLNIKPDGIYVDCTLGGAGHSELILSKLSKTGRLYAFDQDEMALHYAKEKLGQYKDQVVLIKSNFRYMKEELEARDVYEIDGVLFDLGVSSPQLDIAERGFSYHQDAPLDMRMDQSAPISAYDVVNNWDYSELVKIFFQYGEEKFSKQIARKIESHRKEKPIETTGELVELIKEGIPAAARRTGGHPAKRIFQAIRIAVNDELKVFEKAIEDAITMTKPGGRIAVITFHSLEDRICKTTFNKWSKGPDLPPGLPIIPDEYKPKLKLVTRKPILPSEEEMEQNKRARSAKLRVAEKQ; encoded by the coding sequence ATGTTTGAACATATTACAGTTTTAAGAGATGAAGCGGTTGATGGCTTAAATATTAAGCCAGATGGAATATATGTTGATTGCACCCTAGGTGGTGCTGGACATAGTGAATTAATTTTATCGAAATTATCAAAAACAGGGCGACTGTATGCCTTTGATCAAGATGAAATGGCCTTACACTATGCGAAAGAAAAACTAGGGCAGTATAAGGATCAAGTTGTTCTTATTAAAAGCAATTTTCGCTATATGAAAGAAGAGTTAGAAGCCCGTGATGTCTATGAGATAGATGGTGTTTTATTTGATTTAGGTGTATCTTCACCGCAATTAGATATCGCAGAAAGAGGCTTTAGTTACCACCAAGATGCACCACTTGATATGAGAATGGATCAATCAGCGCCCATTTCCGCTTATGATGTTGTTAACAACTGGGATTACAGTGAGCTTGTTAAAATCTTTTTCCAATACGGTGAAGAGAAATTTTCTAAACAAATTGCAAGGAAAATTGAAAGCCATCGCAAAGAAAAGCCGATTGAGACTACAGGGGAATTAGTTGAGCTTATAAAAGAAGGAATTCCAGCAGCGGCTAGAAGAACAGGAGGGCATCCTGCAAAACGCATTTTTCAAGCGATTCGTATCGCCGTTAACGATGAGCTTAAAGTTTTCGAAAAAGCGATTGAGGATGCGATTACAATGACAAAGCCGGGCGGTAGAATTGCTGTTATTACTTTTCATTCATTAGAGGATCGGATATGCAAAACAACATTTAATAAATGGAGTAAAGGGCCAGATTTGCCACCAGGACTTCCTATCATTCCAGACGAATATAAACCGAAGCTAAAGCTTGTTACGAGGAAGCCTATTTTACCTTCTGAAGAAGAAATGGAACAAAATAAACGGGCGCGGTCTGCAAAATTAAGAGTGGCCGAAAAACAATAA